A part of Chloroflexota bacterium genomic DNA contains:
- a CDS encoding oxidative damage protection protein, whose amino-acid sequence MAERIVKCVKLGQELPGLARRPFPGELGQRVYDNVSQQAWELWTQQSTLLINHYGLRLADPNATKFLMEQMEDFFFGEDAAMPEGWVPEGEGGQQTKGGQQTKGGAPQSK is encoded by the coding sequence ATGGCTGAAAGAATAGTGAAGTGCGTCAAACTTGGACAAGAATTGCCCGGCCTGGCCCGCCGCCCGTTTCCCGGCGAGTTGGGCCAGCGCGTTTATGATAACGTTTCTCAGCAAGCCTGGGAACTGTGGACGCAACAATCCACTCTGCTCATCAATCACTACGGCCTGCGGCTGGCTGACCCGAACGCCACCAAGTTTTTGATGGAGCAGATGGAAGACTTCTTCTTCGGCGAAGATGCGGCCATGCCCGAAGGCTGGGTTCCTGAGGGCGAAGGCGGGCAACAGACGAAGGGCGGACAGC